The following proteins are encoded in a genomic region of Leishmania major strain Friedlin complete genome, chromosome 25:
- a CDS encoding putative cleavage and polyadenylation specificity factor, giving the protein MLRASAGSIQFTPVYECTTPNAPYAYLVDIDGVRILFDCGWNDEFDTSFLNKLKPHLPTVHAVVLSSPHITACGALPFVLSHISPGTFVAAAGGTSKIGVHSVLHSFLYQYPNSHTFTLADGEAFTMTVDSIYHSFRSLREPYGGKVTVKNDDVEVNCFAVFAGRMLGGYSWTIKYQIDELFYCPDFSVKPSYALKPFDVPTTANIVLASSFPFHMTGANRTTKYEEQLKSLFKEFQHTLRGGSDVLVPVNVAGRGLEVLNIIVHLLAEQGGDKYKVVLVAAQAQELLDKAGTMTEALQDYLILDDKRLFASVLTCRSAEEVLPIQGPKICVADGASLDFGPSAELLEYFVKGNRDGADHLIVLTEPPLPGTNAAVVTAAADGERLHMQITRRSRLSGEELEEYYIELEHEMEQRRRELEAQSAFQIVQDDDEAATAKGEENDDDEDDGEWAAAAAAGHGGATEKAAAGVGATDAGAAGAGGAAGAASKAKAATTLGLVLPPPLHYHSKHLSFPVLETTSTLSAAALKRVDVTYGLPVSEEEQVVLQKRAPARQHSDAGPEALQVENDAQRLANIPSKVSRVAVQVNRRCRVVLSDLSGYPDALTMKSVLKTKWTFAKKIVGLRGSAEDGRAFLHFCRADKAMKCGSNVFSITSSGVPLELATHVYSYAVQLESSLARSLSRGLRRVRETKSKSTWEVGWVNGELSGVRAEADLEEPEMQRRRSDRAIYSLASVTADKSQACATQREQRGLQSGSFFVGDMDLRRLRETSRQESGLYSEFHKKAPLLVFDEGVCVRKGADGTVTISSIATPALFDLRRTVYRQYSQAL; this is encoded by the coding sequence ATGCTGCGCGCCTCAGCGGGTAGTATTCAGTTCACTCCGGTGTACGAGTGCACTACCCCTAATGCGCCCTACGCCTACCTCGTTGACATCGACGGGGTGCGCATCCTCTTCGACTGCGGATGGAACGACGAGTTCGACACGTCCTTCCTCAACAAGCTGAAGCCGCACCTGCCAACAGTGCATGCCGTGGTCCTGTCGAGCCCGCACATCACCGCCTGCGGCGCCCTTCCTTTTGTCCTCAGCCACATCTCCCCCGGCACGttcgtggcggcggccggtgGCACATCCAAAATCGGCGTTCACAGTGTCCTGCACTCCTTCCTGTACCAGTACCCAAACTCGCACACGTTCACCCTCGCGGATGGGGAGGCCTTTACGATGACGGTGGATTCCATCTACCACAGCTTCCGTTCTCTCCGCGAGCCGTACGGCGGCAAGGTCACCGTGAAAAACGACGACGTCGAGGTTAACTGTTTCGCCGTCTTTGCTGGCCGCATGCTGGGCGGCTACAGCTGGACAATCAAGTACCAGATCGATGAGCTCTTCTACTGCCCTGACTTTTCGGTGAAGCCGTCGTACGCGCTGAAGCCGTTTGACGTGCCGACCACCGCGAACATTGTGCTTGCGAGCAGCTTTCCTTTTCACATGACCGGCGCGAATCGGACGACCAAATACGAGGAACAACTGAAGAGCCTCTTCAAGGAATTCCAGCACACCCTCcgtggtggcagcgacgTTCTCGTCCCTGTGAACGTCGCAGGTCGTGGGCTGGAGGTATTGAACATTATTGTGCACCTCTTGGCGGAGCAGGGCGGCGACAAGTACAAGGTTGTGCTGGTGGCTGCCCAGGCACAGGAGCTGCTCGACAAGGCAGGCACCATGACCGAGGCTCTACAGGACTACTTGATCCTCGATGATAAGCGGCTCTTTGCCAGCGTCCTCACGTGTCGCagcgcggaggaggtgctccCGATCCAGGGCCCGAAGATCTGTGTCGCGGACGGTGCCTCCCTCGACTTTGGGCCCTCCGCAGAGCTGCTCGAGTACTTTGTGAAGGGGaaccgcgacggcgccgatcACCTCATTGTCTTGacggagccgccgctgccagggACGAACGCGGCCGTtgtcactgccgccgccgacggcgagcgTCTCCACATGCAGATCACGCGCCGCAGTCGGTTGAGTGGGGAGGAGCTAGAGGAGTACTACATTGAGCTCGAACACGAGAtggagcagcgccggcgcgagTTGGAGGCGCAGAGCGCCTTCCAGATTGTgcaggacgacgacgaggctgCAACTGCcaaaggagaagagaacgacgacgacgaagacgacggtgaatgggcggcggcggcggcggcgggtcACGGCGGCGCAACTGAGaaagctgccgctggcgtcggcgccacggatgctggcgcagctggcgcaggcggtgctgccggcgccgcatcCAAGGCAAAGGCGGCGACGACCCTTGGCTTGGTGTTGCCGCCCCCGCTACACTACCACTCGAAGCATCTCAGCTTTCCCGTGCTGGAGACGACGAGCACTctgagcgcggcggcgctgaagcgcGTCGATGTGACGTACGGACTCCCCgtcagcgaggaggagcaggtcgtgctgcagaagcgcgcgcctgcgcggcagcacagcgaTGCGGGGccagaggcgctgcaggtaGAGAAcgatgcgcagcggctcgctAACATCCCATCGAAGGTGTCACGGGTTGCAGTGCAGGTGAACCGGCGCTGTCGCGTCGTCCTCTCCGACCTCAGCGGGTACCCCGACGCGCTCACGATGAAGAGCGTCCTCAAGACAAAGTGGACGTTTGCCAAGAAGATTGTCGGCcttcgcggcagcgccgaggACGGACGGGCGTTCCTGCACTTCTGCCGCGCCGACAAGGCGATGAAGTGCGGCTCGAACGTTTTCAgcatcacctcctccggCGTGCCGCTGGAACTGGCGACGCACGTGTACTCATATGCGGTGCAGCTAGAGTCGAGTCTGGCGCGTAGCCTGTCGCGCGGCCTCCGCCGTGTTCGCGAGACAAAGTCGAAGAGCACGTGGGAGGTTGGGTGGGTCAACGGTGAACTCTCtggcgtgcgcgcagaggCCGACCTCGAGGAGCCAGAgatgcagcgccgtcgctcCGATCGGGCCATCTACTCCCTCGCCTCTGTGACAGCGGACAAGTCGCAGGCGTGCGCGACACAACGGGAGCAGCGCGGGCTGCAGAGCGGCTCCTTCTTTGTCGGCGACATGGACCTGCGCCGCTTGCGCGAGACGTCACGACAGGAAAGTGGACTGTACAGCGAGTTTCACAAGAAGGCGCCGCTTCTCGTCTTTGAcgaaggcgtgtgtgtccgcaAAGGTGCGGACGGCACCGTCACAATCTCTTCCATCGCCACCCCTGCGCTGTTCGATCTGCGTCGCACTGTTTACCGGCAGTACTCGCAGGCGCTTtag
- a CDS encoding putative ubiquitin carboxyl-terminal hydrolase, whose translation MWFPLESNPQVMNRYISTLGLTEAKVEFVDVYGVSGDLLEMVPSPVHALLLVYPICEATERRLAEQQAAQTEEVAALRQAHPFFFTHQLVPNACGTIAIAHALMNNRDKLGEIAAGSILDGPWVNAAKTSEDPKIIGKLIAEDTSLASAHAAAAQEGATANQHIDADINLHFVCFIPVGGRCVELDGRKENPTLHGSCTDNKSFLTAAAAAIQERIELNPSSYEFGITALVNK comes from the coding sequence ATGTGGTTCCCGCTGGAGAGCAATCCGCAGGTGATGAACCGCTACATCAGCACCTTGGGTCTCACAGAAGCGAAGGTGGAGTTTGTGGACGTGTACGGGGTGTCAGGCGATCTACTTGAAATGGTGCCTTCGCCGGTGCACGCCCTGCTCCTCGTGTACCCCATATGTGAGGCCACAGAGAGACGCCTAGCGGAGCAGCAGGCTGCACAGACAGAGGAAGTTGCGGCGCTTCGCCAAGCACACCCTTTTTTCTTCACACACCAGCTCGTTCCGAACGCGTGCGGAACCATCGCCATTGCGCATGCTCTCATGAACAACCGCGATAAGCTCGGTGAGatcgccgccggcagcatccTCGACGGCCCGTGGGTGAACGCGGCAAAAACGTCGGAAGATCCCAAGATCATAGGGAAACTGATTGCGGAAGACACGAGTCTCGCCAGCGctcacgccgctgctgcacaggAGGGCGCGACCGCCAACCAGCACATCGACGCGGACATCAACCTTCACTTTGTCTGCTTCATCCCCGTAGGCGGACGCTGCGTTGAACTGGATGGGCGAAAAGAAAACCCGACCTTGCACGGTAGCTGCACCGACAACAAATCTTTCctcaccgctgcagccgccgccatACAGGAACGCATAGAGCTCAACCCCAGCTCCTACGAGTTTGGCATCACCGCACTCGTGAACAAGTGA
- a CDS encoding putative mitochondrial carrier protein, which translates to MNTDDAREMLAGSLGGASATVVEYPMDTIKVRLQDDGKRYGGVLQCIRAIAKEEGVVNGFFRGLPAPVIGAACENAILFVSYRSAIEGFQKVTYGYCGPSNQEPYLAVSVAGATGGIVVSQVLTPAELIKCKMQIQNTLPVDERIYKNSLDCAAATYRRRGIRGLFRGHMAMMVREAVGCGLYFLVFQSVIRPFLSEGQRFHEAPAWVHFLGGGCAGVAFWTSTYPVDAVKTKQQTMKADYLKLNFRQACTRLYKTEGMRGLFRGYSVTAVRAFPGNAILIAVYERVNALWEYSTKATHKKMV; encoded by the coding sequence ATGAACACCGATGACGCCCGCGAAATGCTAGCCGGCTCGCTGGGTGGGGCGAGTGCGACGGTGGTAGAGTACCCGATGGACACCATCAAGGTGCGCTTGCAAGACGATGGAAAGCGCTACGGTGGCGTCCTGCAGTGTATCCGCGCCAtcgcgaaggaggagggggtggtgaaCGGCTTCTTCCGCGGTCTGCCTGCCCCGGTGATTGGCGCGGCGTGCGAGAATGCCATTTTGTTTGTCTCGTACCGCTCGGCTATCGAAGGGTTTCAGAAAGTCACCTATGGCTACTGTGGTCCGTCTAACCAGGAGCCATACCTGGCGGTGTCGGTGGCCGGTGCCACCGGCGGCATTGTCGTTTCGCAGGTGCTCACTCCGGCGGAGCTCATCAAGTGCAAAATGCAAATCCAGAACACCCTTCCCGTTGACGAACGCATTTACAAAAACTCTCTcgactgcgccgctgccacttacaggcgccgcggcatccgcgGCCTTTTCCGTGGGCACATGGCAATGATGGTGCGCGAGGCCGTCGGCTGTGGTCTTTACTTTTTAGTCTTCCAGTCTGTTATCCGGCCCTTCTTGTCGGAGGGGCAGAGGTTTCacgaggcgccggcgtggGTGCACTTCCTTGGCGGTGGGTGCGCCGGTGTCGCCTTCTGGACCTCCACGTACCCGGTTGATGCCGTGAAAACGAAGCAGCAGACGATGAAAGCGGACTATCTGAAGCTGAATTTCCGTCAGGCGTGCACGCGGCTGTACAAGACGGAGGGCATGCGCGGTCTTTTCCGCGGCTACAGCGTCACGGCGGTGCGGGCCTTTCCTGGTAACGCCATTCTGATTGCCGTTTATGAGCGGGTGAACGCTCTCTGGGAGTATTCGACCAAGGCCACCCACAAGAAGATGGTGTAG